Proteins encoded in a region of the Oncorhynchus clarkii lewisi isolate Uvic-CL-2024 chromosome 18, UVic_Ocla_1.0, whole genome shotgun sequence genome:
- the LOC139372656 gene encoding dysbindin-like isoform X1, with product MLQEGGGEDGGGRADKVPAQVNEAEPAQVKLKEADPPQVKPKEMESSQFKLKEVEPALVNLKERQKFFEEAFQQDMDQYQSTGYLQISERRGPIGSFSSMEVNVDMLDQMDLTDMSDHESLDVFLHSGGEDNSIASPMLGPDVESLTTEITLQVPTQAELRHTLSSLSSADRQDTKAREDEGGREDHIHCTAGVQSYETEVPPNTGLAGRPLLQPPRSQTLKH from the exons CGGATAAGGTGCCAGCCCAGGTGAACGAGGCGGAGCCTGCCCAGGTTAAGTTAAAGGAGGCGGATCCTCCCCAGGTGAAGCCAAAGGAGATGGAGTCTAGCCAGTTTAAGCTGAAGGAGGTGGAGCCTGCCCTGGTGAATCTGAAGGAGAGGCAGAAGTTCTTTGAAGAGGCATTCCAGCAAGACATGGACCAGTACCAGTCCACCGGCTACCTGCAGATCagtgagaggagag GGCCAATAGGCAGCTTTTCATCCATGGAGGTGAACGTAGACATGCTGGACCAGATGGACCTGACGGACATGTCCGACCATGAGAGCCTTGACGTCTTCCTCCACTCTGGGGGAGAGGACAACAGCATTGCCTCGCCCATGCTGG gtcCAGACGTGGAGTCGTTAACCACAGAGATCACACTGCAGGTTCCCACCCAGGCTGAGCTAAGACAcacgctctcctccctctcatccgcTGACAGGCAGGACACCAAGGCCAGGGAGGATGAAGGGGGTAGGGAGGACCACATCCACTGTACTGCCGGGGTGCAATCATACGAAACAGAGGTTCCCCCCAACACAGGCCTAGCAGGGAGGCCACTGCTCCAGCCACCCAGAAGCCAGACACTTAAACACTGA
- the LOC139372656 gene encoding dysbindin-like isoform X2, translating into MSSSPGSMDGSQRNSSDKVPAQVNEAEPAQVKLKEADPPQVKPKEMESSQFKLKEVEPALVNLKERQKFFEEAFQQDMDQYQSTGYLQISERRGSFSSMEVNVDMLDQMDLTDMSDHESLDVFLHSGGEDNSIASPMLGPDVESLTTEITLQVPTQAELRHTLSSLSSADRQDTKAREDEGGREDHIHCTAGVQSYETEVPPNTGLAGRPLLQPPRSQTLKH; encoded by the exons CGGATAAGGTGCCAGCCCAGGTGAACGAGGCGGAGCCTGCCCAGGTTAAGTTAAAGGAGGCGGATCCTCCCCAGGTGAAGCCAAAGGAGATGGAGTCTAGCCAGTTTAAGCTGAAGGAGGTGGAGCCTGCCCTGGTGAATCTGAAGGAGAGGCAGAAGTTCTTTGAAGAGGCATTCCAGCAAGACATGGACCAGTACCAGTCCACCGGCTACCTGCAGATCagtgagaggagag GCAGCTTTTCATCCATGGAGGTGAACGTAGACATGCTGGACCAGATGGACCTGACGGACATGTCCGACCATGAGAGCCTTGACGTCTTCCTCCACTCTGGGGGAGAGGACAACAGCATTGCCTCGCCCATGCTGG gtcCAGACGTGGAGTCGTTAACCACAGAGATCACACTGCAGGTTCCCACCCAGGCTGAGCTAAGACAcacgctctcctccctctcatccgcTGACAGGCAGGACACCAAGGCCAGGGAGGATGAAGGGGGTAGGGAGGACCACATCCACTGTACTGCCGGGGTGCAATCATACGAAACAGAGGTTCCCCCCAACACAGGCCTAGCAGGGAGGCCACTGCTCCAGCCACCCAGAAGCCAGACACTTAAACACTGA
- the LOC139372656 gene encoding dysbindin-like isoform X3: MSSSPGSMDGSQRNSSDKVPAQVNEAEPAQVKLKEADPPQVKPKEMESSQFKLKEVEPALVNLKERQKFFEEAFQQDMDQYQSTGYLQISERRGPIGSFSSMEVNVDMLDQMDLTDMSDHESLDVFLHSGGEDNSIASPMLGPDVESLTTEITLQVPTQAELRHTLSSLSSADRQDTKAREDEGGREDHIHCTAGVQSYETEVPPNTGLAGRPLLQPPRSQTLKH; the protein is encoded by the exons CGGATAAGGTGCCAGCCCAGGTGAACGAGGCGGAGCCTGCCCAGGTTAAGTTAAAGGAGGCGGATCCTCCCCAGGTGAAGCCAAAGGAGATGGAGTCTAGCCAGTTTAAGCTGAAGGAGGTGGAGCCTGCCCTGGTGAATCTGAAGGAGAGGCAGAAGTTCTTTGAAGAGGCATTCCAGCAAGACATGGACCAGTACCAGTCCACCGGCTACCTGCAGATCagtgagaggagag GGCCAATAGGCAGCTTTTCATCCATGGAGGTGAACGTAGACATGCTGGACCAGATGGACCTGACGGACATGTCCGACCATGAGAGCCTTGACGTCTTCCTCCACTCTGGGGGAGAGGACAACAGCATTGCCTCGCCCATGCTGG gtcCAGACGTGGAGTCGTTAACCACAGAGATCACACTGCAGGTTCCCACCCAGGCTGAGCTAAGACAcacgctctcctccctctcatccgcTGACAGGCAGGACACCAAGGCCAGGGAGGATGAAGGGGGTAGGGAGGACCACATCCACTGTACTGCCGGGGTGCAATCATACGAAACAGAGGTTCCCCCCAACACAGGCCTAGCAGGGAGGCCACTGCTCCAGCCACCCAGAAGCCAGACACTTAAACACTGA